A portion of the Nitratidesulfovibrio termitidis HI1 genome contains these proteins:
- a CDS encoding peroxiredoxin family protein yields the protein MPIYHTPAAPHTDTQTAATVRPAPCPSLVRQPRSTVALLPLLRALLLAALLALLPACAAPTLAEPVPASTPFPDIPLENAALPAQLTALGLSGEGPWKLSDIHPASGSTAPLVLIEIFSMYCPHCQRETPHMNRLAELLAASPLKNRITIIGVGAGNTPMEVDLFRERYGVTIPLFADPDLIVHEQVGEPGTPHFFLVSLKNRAAPATLFSRTGRMASPQAFLDELSAIARRND from the coding sequence ATGCCCATCTACCATACCCCGGCCGCACCGCACACGGACACTCAGACCGCAGCAACAGTACGGCCGGCGCCATGCCCCTCGCTCGTTCGCCAGCCGCGCTCAACGGTCGCTCTCCTGCCGCTGCTGCGCGCCCTGCTGCTGGCCGCCCTGCTGGCGCTGTTGCCCGCCTGCGCCGCGCCCACCCTGGCGGAGCCGGTTCCTGCCAGTACCCCCTTTCCGGATATCCCCCTGGAAAACGCCGCCCTGCCCGCCCAACTGACCGCGCTGGGCCTTTCCGGCGAGGGACCGTGGAAGCTCTCGGACATCCACCCGGCCTCGGGAAGTACGGCGCCGCTGGTGCTCATCGAAATCTTCAGCATGTACTGCCCGCACTGCCAGCGCGAGACGCCGCACATGAACCGCCTTGCCGAACTGCTGGCCGCATCGCCCCTGAAGAATCGCATCACGATCATCGGCGTGGGCGCGGGCAACACCCCCATGGAAGTGGACCTGTTCCGCGAACGCTACGGCGTGACCATCCCCCTGTTCGCCGACCCGGACCTGATCGTGCATGAACAGGTAGGCGAACCCGGCACGCCGCATTTCTTTCTGGTTTCGCTGAAAAACCGCGCGGCCCCTGCCACGTTGTTCTCGCGCACGGGCCGCATGGCCTCGCCGCAGGCCTTTCTGGACGAACTTTCCGCCATCGCCCGGCGCAACGACTGA
- a CDS encoding redoxin domain-containing protein, producing MLHKTGYSAPRRPIHTGLPRPCPACVHRLPARVLAAVALVLVLLGGLSAATPARAVGLQDLIYPEAPRKPVDSVLKVAVGDPAPDFALPALPGPYTPASGPDTGTIRLSDFRGKRAVVLSFVPAAFTPVCSGQWPGYNIAREEFERRGAVLLGITTDNLPSLYAWTREMGERMPGNGNAGGHDAGGDGAGQSSAPPRATGNTAGSPASGVWFPVLSDFWPHGAVAASYGLLRSDGTTERALVIIDRQGIIRHIHVSDVNKRPPLDIILRALDALPAP from the coding sequence ATGCTGCACAAGACCGGATATTCCGCGCCCAGGCGGCCCATCCACACCGGGCTGCCCCGCCCGTGCCCCGCCTGTGTCCACCGTCTGCCTGCCCGCGTGCTGGCTGCGGTCGCCCTGGTCCTGGTCCTGCTGGGGGGCTTGTCCGCCGCCACGCCAGCGCGGGCCGTGGGACTGCAGGACCTGATCTACCCCGAGGCACCCCGCAAGCCGGTGGACAGCGTGCTGAAGGTGGCCGTGGGCGACCCCGCGCCCGACTTCGCCCTGCCCGCCCTGCCCGGCCCGTACACACCGGCCAGCGGCCCCGACACCGGCACAATCCGGCTGTCCGACTTCCGGGGCAAGCGTGCCGTGGTGCTCTCGTTCGTGCCTGCCGCGTTCACCCCGGTCTGTTCCGGGCAATGGCCGGGCTACAACATCGCCCGCGAGGAATTCGAACGACGCGGCGCGGTACTGCTGGGCATCACCACCGACAACCTGCCCTCGCTGTACGCCTGGACCCGGGAAATGGGCGAACGCATGCCCGGCAATGGCAACGCCGGGGGACACGATGCTGGCGGTGACGGCGCGGGCCAGTCCTCTGCGCCCCCCCGCGCTACCGGCAACACCGCTGGCAGTCCGGCCAGTGGCGTATGGTTTCCGGTGCTGTCCGACTTCTGGCCGCACGGCGCGGTTGCCGCATCCTACGGCCTGCTGCGCAGCGACGGCACGACGGAGCGTGCCCTTGTCATCATCGACAGGCAGGGCATCATCCGGCACATTCACGTATCCGACGTGAACAAGCGCCCCCCTCTGGACATCATCCTGCGGGCGCTGGACGCACTGCCCGCGCCCTAG
- a CDS encoding VOC family protein has translation MPRYTGFNHLAMVTGDMESTVRFWRDLLGMRIVAGLGHPGYRQYFFEVSPVDMIAFFEWDGVTPVEEKDHGSPVRGAVVFDHISVGVAADEDLWELKDKLEAAGFWCSELVDHGFIHSLYSFDPNGLAIEFSAPVPGVDVRAAPRMTDTQPVPAAQEGPDPMPGQWPAVTTPTPLADRRVYPGEGDDFLRTKRNAWNTLKRDPA, from the coding sequence ATGCCCCGCTATACCGGCTTCAACCATCTGGCCATGGTCACCGGCGACATGGAGTCCACCGTACGCTTCTGGCGCGACCTGCTGGGCATGCGCATCGTGGCCGGACTGGGCCACCCCGGCTACCGCCAGTACTTCTTCGAGGTGTCGCCCGTGGACATGATCGCCTTCTTCGAATGGGACGGCGTGACCCCGGTGGAGGAAAAGGACCACGGCTCGCCCGTGCGCGGGGCCGTGGTGTTCGATCACATTTCCGTGGGCGTGGCGGCTGACGAGGATCTGTGGGAGCTCAAGGACAAGCTGGAGGCCGCCGGGTTCTGGTGTTCGGAACTGGTGGACCATGGTTTCATCCATTCACTGTACAGCTTCGACCCCAACGGGCTGGCCATCGAGTTTTCCGCGCCGGTGCCCGGCGTGGATGTGCGGGCGGCCCCGCGCATGACCGATACCCAGCCCGTGCCCGCCGCACAGGAGGGGCCGGACCCCATGCCCGGACAGTGGCCCGCAGTCACCACACCCACGCCGCTGGCCGACCGCCGGGTATACCCCGGAGAGGGTGACGACTTCCTGCGGACCAAGCGCAACGCCTGGAATACCCTGAAACGCGACCCGGCATGA
- a CDS encoding MucR family transcriptional regulator has product MEEYLKQALDIVKAQAGVRTMTEEEISSMVQKIALAVRQISEGVTAEEQAAPEAPLPDAAKALKEKSITCLECGKTFKILTRKHLASHDLTPDSYRDKYGYRKDMPLVCKSLQRERRKKMKDMKLWEKRRKQA; this is encoded by the coding sequence ATGGAAGAATATCTCAAGCAGGCCCTCGACATCGTGAAGGCACAGGCCGGCGTCCGCACCATGACCGAGGAAGAGATCAGCTCCATGGTGCAGAAGATCGCGCTGGCCGTTCGCCAGATCAGCGAAGGCGTTACCGCCGAGGAACAGGCCGCACCTGAAGCGCCGCTGCCCGACGCCGCGAAGGCGTTGAAGGAAAAGTCCATCACCTGTCTGGAATGTGGCAAAACCTTCAAGATTCTGACCCGCAAGCACCTGGCCTCTCACGACCTCACGCCCGACAGCTACCGGGACAAGTACGGCTACCGCAAGGACATGCCCCTGGTCTGCAAGTCGCTGCAGCGCGAGCGCCGCAAGAAGATGAAGGACATGAAGCTGTGGGAGAAGCGCCGCAAGCAGGCGTAG
- a CDS encoding DMT family transporter, translating to MPAPRTAPVSSATLALLLAMLLWSSSFIAMKVALEGFDPMVVVFGRMGISSAVFLALWRNFRHVRYRKGDWKRLGAMALCEPCLYFVFEAYALRHTSASQAGMIVSVMPLCVAVAAWIVLGERLARRVWFGFVLAIVGVVWLSLGGSSSDNAPNPLLGNLLEMCAMVSATGYVINAKKLSATYPPLFITAVQSLAGSAFFLPLLFLPTTHLPEAFPPLPTLSVVYLGTCISLGAYGLYNFGVSRLPAGQASAFINLIPVITLLMGRALLGDQLTPQQYAASALVLVGVLLSQGRAATEPERAAPDDTAPQSGGEK from the coding sequence ATGCCCGCACCACGCACCGCCCCCGTTTCATCCGCCACGCTGGCGCTCCTGCTGGCCATGCTGCTGTGGAGCAGTTCGTTCATCGCCATGAAGGTGGCGCTGGAAGGATTCGACCCCATGGTGGTGGTATTCGGCCGCATGGGCATTTCGTCGGCGGTATTCCTGGCCCTGTGGCGCAACTTTCGCCACGTGCGCTACCGCAAGGGCGACTGGAAGCGCCTGGGCGCCATGGCCCTGTGCGAGCCGTGCCTGTACTTCGTGTTCGAGGCCTACGCCCTGCGTCACACATCGGCCTCGCAGGCGGGCATGATCGTTTCCGTGATGCCGCTGTGCGTGGCCGTGGCCGCATGGATCGTGCTGGGCGAGCGACTGGCCCGCCGGGTGTGGTTCGGCTTCGTGCTGGCCATAGTCGGGGTGGTCTGGCTGAGCCTTGGCGGGTCCAGTTCCGACAACGCGCCCAATCCGCTGCTGGGCAACCTGCTGGAAATGTGCGCCATGGTCAGCGCCACCGGCTATGTCATCAACGCCAAGAAGCTGTCCGCCACGTATCCGCCGCTGTTCATCACCGCCGTGCAGTCGCTGGCGGGCAGCGCGTTCTTTCTGCCGCTGCTGTTTTTGCCCACCACGCACCTGCCCGAGGCCTTTCCGCCGCTGCCCACGCTGTCCGTGGTCTATCTGGGCACGTGCATCTCGCTGGGCGCCTACGGACTGTACAACTTCGGCGTCAGCCGCCTGCCCGCCGGGCAGGCATCGGCGTTCATCAACCTGATTCCGGTGATCACCCTGCTCATGGGCCGGGCGCTGCTGGGCGACCAGTTGACGCCGCAGCAGTACGCGGCATCCGCCCTGGTGCTGGTGGGCGTGCTGCTCTCGCAGGGCCGGGCCGCCACAGAGCCCGAAAGGGCCGCGCCGGACGACACCGCGCCGCAGTCGGGCGGGGAAAAATAG
- a CDS encoding flagellar hook protein FlgE codes for MLRALYSGATGMKTLAQGMQAVSNNLANVNTVGFKQQQALFEDLMSQYAGTGNSASTSISQVGLGTRLTDIRTLYGQGSYESGTDITDLSINGKGFFQVTLDGKTHYTRAGNFRFDKDGNLVDPNGFVLNGKAITDGVEGATGPISLPPGDNGRNVMPPKATTSITALNNLGSGDRSSDAANPYFSLLSRWNGTADSPLGDSSYTYKQSIKVYDATGNAHDVTIYFDGAGQSGGNKYFEFVVGMDPAHDGSGMAGTSAAGLLMSGTLTFNSSGQLVNMSAYTPTSTDATNLSNWAPASFGADGLPQFTATFANGGGAQVVGLDLGLSSSTGTWTAGAGSPAAVGSNATSLMGMAGATLAAVSTTAYGGSSSELRAKQDGYAEGFLAGIDINSEGIVTGRYSNGQTDDLYRITLYRFTSEDGLRREGMNHFSATKESGAAEEGLPDTENYGTVAAKSLEQSNVSMEREFVNMIIYQRGFQTNSKSIMTADSMIQKALELKRS; via the coding sequence ATGTTACGCGCCCTCTATTCCGGCGCCACCGGCATGAAAACCCTGGCGCAGGGCATGCAGGCGGTCAGCAACAACCTGGCCAACGTGAACACCGTGGGGTTCAAGCAACAGCAGGCGCTGTTCGAGGATCTCATGAGCCAGTACGCGGGCACGGGCAACTCGGCATCCACCTCCATCAGCCAGGTGGGTCTGGGCACGCGCCTGACGGACATCCGGACCTTGTACGGGCAGGGATCGTACGAATCGGGCACCGATATCACCGACCTGTCCATCAACGGCAAGGGGTTCTTTCAGGTTACGCTGGACGGCAAGACGCATTACACCCGCGCGGGCAACTTCCGGTTCGACAAGGACGGAAACCTGGTGGACCCCAACGGTTTCGTGCTGAACGGAAAGGCCATCACCGACGGAGTGGAGGGCGCCACCGGTCCCATCAGCCTGCCGCCGGGCGACAACGGGCGCAACGTCATGCCCCCCAAGGCCACCACGTCCATCACGGCGCTGAACAATCTGGGCTCGGGCGACAGATCGTCCGACGCGGCCAACCCGTACTTTTCGCTGTTGTCCAGGTGGAACGGCACGGCGGACAGCCCGCTGGGCGATTCGTCCTACACGTACAAGCAGTCCATCAAGGTTTACGACGCCACGGGTAACGCCCACGACGTGACCATCTATTTCGACGGCGCCGGGCAGAGCGGCGGCAACAAGTATTTCGAGTTCGTGGTGGGCATGGACCCGGCGCACGACGGTTCGGGCATGGCCGGGACATCGGCCGCGGGGCTGTTGATGTCCGGCACGCTTACCTTCAACTCGTCCGGGCAATTGGTGAACATGTCGGCCTACACGCCGACAAGCACCGACGCCACCAACCTCAGCAACTGGGCCCCGGCCTCGTTCGGCGCGGACGGATTGCCGCAATTCACCGCCACCTTCGCGAACGGCGGTGGAGCGCAGGTGGTGGGGCTGGACCTTGGCCTGTCCTCGTCCACAGGAACCTGGACGGCGGGGGCGGGCAGCCCGGCGGCGGTGGGTTCCAATGCCACCAGCCTGATGGGCATGGCGGGGGCCACCCTGGCGGCGGTCAGCACCACAGCCTACGGGGGCAGTTCGTCGGAACTGCGCGCGAAGCAGGACGGCTACGCAGAGGGATTCCTTGCGGGCATCGACATCAACTCCGAGGGGATCGTCACGGGGCGGTACAGCAACGGCCAGACCGACGACCTGTACCGTATCACCCTGTACCGCTTTACCAGCGAGGACGGCCTGCGCCGCGAAGGCATGAACCACTTCTCTGCCACGAAGGAGTCCGGCGCGGCGGAAGAGGGCCTGCCCGACACCGAGAACTACGGCACCGTGGCCGCCAAGAGCCTGGAACAGTCCAACGTGTCCATGGAGCGGGAGTTCGTGAACATGATCATCTACCAGCGCGGCTTCCAGACCAATTCCAAGTCGATCATGACGGCGGATTCCATGATCCAGAAGGCGTTGGAGCTGAAGCGGTCGTAA